The following coding sequences lie in one Arachis stenosperma cultivar V10309 chromosome 5, arast.V10309.gnm1.PFL2, whole genome shotgun sequence genomic window:
- the LOC130982870 gene encoding 3-hydroxyisobutyryl-CoA hydrolase 1-like isoform X1: MALSFKFDTEPRNQVLFAGNSSVKLVILNRPHKLNCLNLEMVSQILKNLRMYENDSSVKLVILKGNGKGFCAGGDVVSLISCSLIGHWTYPMKFYGKQLILDHLVATYKKPLVCMINGVVMGGGAGLSMNTTFRIVTEKAVFAMPEAHIGYFPDVGASYFLSRLPGYFGEYLGLTGTRLDGIEMAACGLATHFVHSTKLNALENALQAITSSNVSTFSALIETFTQKPTVKQDSPFKRLEIINKCFSKGTVEDIIHSLENELENRAEEKWITNALSSMCFSCPMSLKIFLKSIRKGRIQNIEECLYRDYNIACHLNRRTVSNDFYEGSRAKLFDKDNKPKWEPSKLELISEEMVDQHFTNITDDTWEPLQLPLRSHSPIITACRL; the protein is encoded by the exons ATGGCTCTGAGTTTTAAGTTTGACACAGAACCAAGAAAccag GTACTTTTCGCAGGAAATTCTTCTGTGAAGCTAGTGATACTAAATAGGCCTCACAAGTTAAATTGCCTTAACCTTGAAATG GTTTctcaaattttaaagaatttaagGATGTATGAGAATGATTCGTCAGTTAAACTTGTAATATTGAAG GGCAATGGAAAAGGATTTTGTGCCGGAGGTGATGTAGTATCACTAATTTCTTGCTCACTCATAG GACATTGGACTTACCCTATGAAATTTTATGGTAAACAACTCATTTTGGACCATTTGGTTGCAACCTACAAAAAGCCTCTA GTATGTATGATTAATGGAGTGGTTATGGGAGGAGGAGCGGGTCTTTCCATGAACACAACCTTCAGAATTGTAACTGAAAAAGCT gTATTTGCAATGCCAGAGGCACATATAGGGTATTTTCCAGATGTGGGTGCAAGTTACTTCCTATCTAGGCTTCCTGGCTATTTTG GGGAGTATTTAGGGTTAACTGGAACTCGTTTGGATGGAATAGAAATGGCAGCATGTGGATTAGCTACACATTTCGTCCATTCAACG AAGCTTAATGCATTGGAAAATGCTCTACAAGCTATTACTTCTTCAAATGTATCAACATTTTCTGCTTTAATAGAAACTTTCACACAGAAACCAACTGTGAAACAGGATAGCCCTTTCAAgag ATTGGAGATTATAAACAAATGTTTCTCAAAAGGGACAGTGGAAGATATAATTCATTCCTTG GAAAATGAATTAGAAAACAGAGCAGAAGAAAAATGGATAACAAATGCATTAAGCTCTATGTGTTTTTCATGTCCCATGAGTCTCAAGATCTTCTTAAAATCT ATCAGAAAAGGCAGAATACAAAACATTGAAGAATGTCTTTACAGGGATTATAACATTGCTTGCCACCTCAATCGAAGAACAGTAAGCAATGATTTCTACGag GGTTCAAGAGCAAAGCTGTTTGATAAAGACAACAAGCCTAAG TGGGAACCTTCAAAGCTAGAGTTGATTAGTGAAGAAATGGTGGATCAGCACTTTACAAATATCACTGACGATACATGGGAGCCTTTACAACTTCCTTTAAGATCTCATTCTCCAATCATAACTGCCTGCAgattataa
- the LOC130982870 gene encoding 3-hydroxyisobutyryl-CoA hydrolase 1-like isoform X2 produces MALSFKFDTEPRNQVLFAGNSSVKLVILNRPHKLNCLNLEMVSQILKNLRMYENDSSVKLVILKGNGKGFCAGGDVVSLISCSLIGHWTYPMKFYGKQLILDHLVATYKKPLVCMINGVVMGGGAGLSMNTTFRIVTEKAVFAMPEAHIGYFPDVGASYFLSRLPGYFGEYLGLTGTRLDGIEMAACGLATHFVHSTDSPFKRLEIINKCFSKGTVEDIIHSLENELENRAEEKWITNALSSMCFSCPMSLKIFLKSIRKGRIQNIEECLYRDYNIACHLNRRTVSNDFYEGSRAKLFDKDNKPKWEPSKLELISEEMVDQHFTNITDDTWEPLQLPLRSHSPIITACRL; encoded by the exons ATGGCTCTGAGTTTTAAGTTTGACACAGAACCAAGAAAccag GTACTTTTCGCAGGAAATTCTTCTGTGAAGCTAGTGATACTAAATAGGCCTCACAAGTTAAATTGCCTTAACCTTGAAATG GTTTctcaaattttaaagaatttaagGATGTATGAGAATGATTCGTCAGTTAAACTTGTAATATTGAAG GGCAATGGAAAAGGATTTTGTGCCGGAGGTGATGTAGTATCACTAATTTCTTGCTCACTCATAG GACATTGGACTTACCCTATGAAATTTTATGGTAAACAACTCATTTTGGACCATTTGGTTGCAACCTACAAAAAGCCTCTA GTATGTATGATTAATGGAGTGGTTATGGGAGGAGGAGCGGGTCTTTCCATGAACACAACCTTCAGAATTGTAACTGAAAAAGCT gTATTTGCAATGCCAGAGGCACATATAGGGTATTTTCCAGATGTGGGTGCAAGTTACTTCCTATCTAGGCTTCCTGGCTATTTTG GGGAGTATTTAGGGTTAACTGGAACTCGTTTGGATGGAATAGAAATGGCAGCATGTGGATTAGCTACACATTTCGTCCATTCAACG GATAGCCCTTTCAAgag ATTGGAGATTATAAACAAATGTTTCTCAAAAGGGACAGTGGAAGATATAATTCATTCCTTG GAAAATGAATTAGAAAACAGAGCAGAAGAAAAATGGATAACAAATGCATTAAGCTCTATGTGTTTTTCATGTCCCATGAGTCTCAAGATCTTCTTAAAATCT ATCAGAAAAGGCAGAATACAAAACATTGAAGAATGTCTTTACAGGGATTATAACATTGCTTGCCACCTCAATCGAAGAACAGTAAGCAATGATTTCTACGag GGTTCAAGAGCAAAGCTGTTTGATAAAGACAACAAGCCTAAG TGGGAACCTTCAAAGCTAGAGTTGATTAGTGAAGAAATGGTGGATCAGCACTTTACAAATATCACTGACGATACATGGGAGCCTTTACAACTTCCTTTAAGATCTCATTCTCCAATCATAACTGCCTGCAgattataa